The window CCATCGCCCGCGCCCTGCTGCGCCGCCCCCGTCTGCTGCTGCTCGACGAGGCGACGAGCCAGCTGGACGCGGTGAACGAGGCCGCGCTGCGGGACACGGTCGCCGACGTGGCCCGTACGACGACGGTGCTGGTCGTGGCCCACCGGCTGTCGACGGTGACGATGGCCGACCGCATCGTGGTGATGGACGCGGGCCGGGTCCGCGCGGTCGGCACCCATCGCGAACTGGTGGCCGCCGACCCGCTGTACGCGGAGCTGGCGGCCACGCAGTTCCTCGCGACGGCCGGCTGAACGACCGGGGCCGGTCAGAAGGGGAAGTGCGCCTGCTGGGTGGCGATGGTCACCCAGCGGGTGTTGGAGAAGGCCTCGATGCCCCAGCGGCCGCCGAAGCGCCCGTAGCCGGAGGCCTTCACACCCCCGAAGGGGACCATCGGCTCGTCGGCCACCGACTGGTCGTTGACGTGGACGATGCCGGTGCGGATCCGGCGGGCGACGGTCAGGCCGTGCGTGGCACTCTCGGTGATGACGCCGCAGCTCAGGCCGTTGTCCGTGTCGTTGGCGATGGCCACGGCCTCCGCGTCGGCGGCGAACGTCTGCAGCACGCAGACCGGGCCGAAGGACTCCTGGTAGTAGAGGTCGGCGTCCTGGGGGACGTCGGTGAGCACGGTCGCCGGGTGCACCGCGCCCTCCGGCTGCCCGCCTCCGGTGAGCACCGTGGCGCCCTTGGCGACGGCGTCCTCGACCAGCGCGGCGATCCGCCGGGCGGCGTCGGCACTGACGAGCGGGCCGACCACGGTGTGCGGGTGGTTCGGGTCTCCGGCCTGGAGGGTGGCGACCTTGGCGGTGAACTTCCGCGCGAACTCCTCGGCCAGCGACTCGTGGACGAGGATCCGGTCGCCGGACATGCAGATCTGTCCGGCGTTCATGAAGACGCTGAAGGTGACGGCGTCGACGGCGTAGTCCACGTCGGCGTCCTCGAGCACGATGACGGCGTTCTTGCCGCCCAGCTCCAGTACGGCGGGCTTGAGGTGCTTCGCCGCGTGCGTGCCGATGATGCGGCCGACGCCGGTGGAGCCGGTGAAGTTCACCGCGCGCACCCGCTCGTCGGAGATCAGCGCCTCGGCGATCTCCGCGGCGTCCTCGGGCGCGTTGGTGACGACGTTGAGCACGCCGTCGGGCAGCCCGGCCTCCCGGAGCACGTCCGCGACCAGCAGCCCGCAGGCGATGGGCGCGTCCTCGCTGGGCTTGACGACGACGGTGTTGCCGGCGGCCAGCGGTGCCGCCACGGCCCGTACGCCGAGGATGACCGGCGCGTTCCACGGCGCGAACGCGGCCACCACGCCCAGGGGTTCGCGCACCGCGAGACTCAGCGCACCCTCCTTCTGGGTGGCGAGCACCTCGCCGCGCGGAGCGGTGATCGCGGCCGCCGCCTCGCGCAGGATGTTCGCCGCGAGCGCCACGTTGAAGTAGGCCCAGGGGCGGGTGCCGCCGGCCTCGCGCGCCATGATGTCGGCGACCTGGTCGCCCCGGCCCTCCAGCAGGTCGGCGGCCTTGAGGAAGATCGCCCGCCGGGCGAAGGGGGCGAGCGCGGCCCATTCCTCGAACGCGGCGTCGGCGGCGTCCACGGCCCGGGTCACGTCCTCCGGCCCGGCCGCCGCGACCGTCGCGTACACCTCCCCCGTGTACGGGTCGAGGTCTTCGGCGGTGCGGCCGGACGTGGCGGGCACGTCCTTGCCGCCGATCAGAAGGTCACGGGTCAAGGCCATGGTGCGGCTTCCTCGGGGTACGTATCGACGACGGTACGTGATCGAGCATGAGCGCTCGCGAACGATCGTAGTGCGAATTTCAATTACGTTACTGTTCCGTGATGCTCTGCCCGGTTCCCGGGGATGTCAAGAGCCCCACCACGCTGATCGCGGCGGGGCTCTCGCTCTGTTCGACCGGCTGCGCTACTGGACGGCGCCCAGCAGGCCGAGGGCGGGCGCGGCGAGGTCGGTGACCTGGTGCAGCTCGTTCAGCCGGTTCAGCTCGTGGACCTGGTTGAGGCCGGCGAGCTGCTGCGAGGGACGCGGAAGGCTTCGCTTCTGCTCCTCGGGGAGGTCGCCGACGGCGAGCGAGTCCAGCGTGGAGATCGGGCTGAAGCGGGTCGCGTCCGCCGTCGCGTCCGCGTTCGCCATCGGTGCGGCCAGGCCCGTGACACCCACGGCGAGACCCACGGCGGCGACGATGCGTCGAGTTGAGATCATGCCCTCAGCAACGCTCTCCGGCCCCGGTCGGTCACGGCCGCTCACCCGTGAGGCGCACGTCCGCCTCCGCACTTGCCGGGCGCCGCTCGGCGGAGGAGCCTGGCAGGAGAGGCCCTGAGCGGCCCGCTGCCCCCTGCCGGGCCCGGCCTTCTGAGGAGGTCAGCCATGGGCACCTCGACGAGCCCCGCCTTCGATGTCGAAGCGCTGCGCCGGGGCACGGAGGAAGCGGACGCGGCGACACTGACGTCGCTCTACGCGGACGACGCCGAGATGCGCGTCGTGGACCGCAACACCCAGCCCAGCCATCCCAAGGTGCTGCACGGCCGGGACGAGATCGCCGCGATGTACGACGACGTCTGCAGCCGGGAGATGACGCACAAGATCGAGCAGTGCCTCGTCCAGGGTGATCAGGTCGCCGTCACGGAGTCCTGCGAATACCCCGACGGGGCGCGGGTCTGGGCCAGTTCGATGATCTCCCTGCGCGACGGCAAGATCATCGACCACACCCTGCTTCAGGCCTGGGACGAGTAGCCCGGACCGTGCTGGCGGTTTCGGACAGCGGCTATTTCGGGTCATCGCGGTGCGGCGACGCCATACTGTCGGGCGTGCGTGTTGCGATCATGACGGCGGGTTCCCGGGGTGACGTGGCCCCGTACACCGGGCTGGGGCACGGGCTGGCGCGGGCCGGGCACGAGGTCACGCTGGTGACGCACGCCCGGTTCGAGCCGCTGGTGGCGGGCTCGGGGGTCGCCTTCCACGCCCTTCCCGTGGATCCCCGGGCGGAGCTGGAGTCGGAGCGCGGACGGGGACTGCACCGGAGTTCCACCGGGGCCGGGAAGCTGTACCGGGCGGCGGAGATGGCCCGGAGGCTGGTCGGGCGGATGGCCGGTGATCTGGAGGCCGCCGCCCGTGCCAGTGAGGTTCTGCTGCTGGCCGGCACGGTCGCGCCGCTCGGCCACGCCATCGCCCGGGGACTGTCGGTCCCGAGCCTGGGCGTCAATCTGCAACCCCTCGCGCCGACACGGGAGTTCGCCCCGCCGATGACCGGGGTCCGGTCCTGGGGCCCGGTCGGCAACCGGGTGGCCGGGCACGCGGTGAACGCGGCCGTCGAGTGGATCTTCACGGAGGAGGTGCGGCGGCTGCGTACCGAGTACGGGCTCCCGCGCACCGGCCCGGTGGCCTCGCGCCGGGCCCGCAAGCGGCAGGGCCGACCGGTCTTCCACGGCTTCAGCCCCCGGGTGGTGCCCCGCCCCGGCGACTGGCGGGCCGGGCACGACGTCACCGGCTACTGGTGGCCGTACGACCGCGAGGACCGGCTGCCGGGGCCATTGCTGGACTTCCTCGACGCCGGGCCGCCCCCGGTCTTCGTGGGCCTGGGCAGCGCGACCGTGCCGGATCCGGAGCGGATGAGCGGCGAGGTCGTACGGGCCCTGCGGGCGGCGGGGCTGCGCGGGGTGATCCAGCGGGGCTGGGGTGAACTGCGGGGCGAGGGCGAGGACATGTTCACGGTGGGCGAGGTGCCGCACTCCCTGCTCTTCCCGAGGATGGCCGCCGTCGTCCACCACGCGGGCGCGGGCACCACGGCGGCGGGTCTGCGTGCCGGGGTCCCGGCGGTG is drawn from Streptomyces bottropensis ATCC 25435 and contains these coding sequences:
- a CDS encoding nuclear transport factor 2 family protein gives rise to the protein MGTSTSPAFDVEALRRGTEEADAATLTSLYADDAEMRVVDRNTQPSHPKVLHGRDEIAAMYDDVCSREMTHKIEQCLVQGDQVAVTESCEYPDGARVWASSMISLRDGKIIDHTLLQAWDE
- a CDS encoding aldehyde dehydrogenase family protein; amino-acid sequence: MALTRDLLIGGKDVPATSGRTAEDLDPYTGEVYATVAAAGPEDVTRAVDAADAAFEEWAALAPFARRAIFLKAADLLEGRGDQVADIMAREAGGTRPWAYFNVALAANILREAAAAITAPRGEVLATQKEGALSLAVREPLGVVAAFAPWNAPVILGVRAVAAPLAAGNTVVVKPSEDAPIACGLLVADVLREAGLPDGVLNVVTNAPEDAAEIAEALISDERVRAVNFTGSTGVGRIIGTHAAKHLKPAVLELGGKNAVIVLEDADVDYAVDAVTFSVFMNAGQICMSGDRILVHESLAEEFARKFTAKVATLQAGDPNHPHTVVGPLVSADAARRIAALVEDAVAKGATVLTGGGQPEGAVHPATVLTDVPQDADLYYQESFGPVCVLQTFAADAEAVAIANDTDNGLSCGVITESATHGLTVARRIRTGIVHVNDQSVADEPMVPFGGVKASGYGRFGGRWGIEAFSNTRWVTIATQQAHFPF
- a CDS encoding glycosyltransferase; translated protein: MTAGSRGDVAPYTGLGHGLARAGHEVTLVTHARFEPLVAGSGVAFHALPVDPRAELESERGRGLHRSSTGAGKLYRAAEMARRLVGRMAGDLEAAARASEVLLLAGTVAPLGHAIARGLSVPSLGVNLQPLAPTREFAPPMTGVRSWGPVGNRVAGHAVNAAVEWIFTEEVRRLRTEYGLPRTGPVASRRARKRQGRPVFHGFSPRVVPRPGDWRAGHDVTGYWWPYDREDRLPGPLLDFLDAGPPPVFVGLGSATVPDPERMSGEVVRALRAAGLRGVIQRGWGELRGEGEDMFTVGEVPHSLLFPRMAAVVHHAGAGTTAAGLRAGVPAVPVPVQFDEAFWAARLVALGVSPTAVPLRGFTPAALASALRRATTDPSYGHRARTLAGELRGEDGVRPVLTALDRLS